From Thermoflexus hugenholtzii JAD2:
ACGATACGCCGGAGCGTGTCATTCACTCTCCCTCCATTGCTTGGAGGTTGTGGCGATGGGCTCAGGGGGTGGGCAGGAACAGCGGGAAAGGCGTTGGCGTCGGCGGAGGCGGCGGGGCGCTGGTGATCAGGCTGGTCAGGATCAGACTGATCACCGCCAGGATCGCCAGGATGATGAACAGCGTTTGTTGCCATGGGCGTGCGCGCGGACGACGAGCCATTGAGCCTTGCACCCCTCGAGATATTCCACGAAGCCTGGTGCGAATTCTTGGTATAACGGGATCAGTGTCCTCGCGTTCACGCCCATTATTATAATCGAGGTTCGTTTCGGGGCTCTCAGCCAAGACATCGGATCGGTCCCTCATCTCATTCAAGCGAAGGAGGCGTAGGAGATGCCGCGTCGCGGCGAAGTGTTAGTGGCCATGGGGGTGCTGCTTGTCCTCTGGCATATCCTGGCGGCGCTGGTCCAGCGTCCCATCCTGCCTGCCCCGTTCACGGTAGGGATTGCTCTGGTGAGGGGTTTCCAAGGAGAGCTGGGATGGCACTTCCTGGCCAGCGCCGGGCGGGTGATCATCAGCATCCTCCTCTCGATTGCCACGGCAGCTCCTCTGGGGTTGCTCTTGGGACTCAGCCCCGGGCTGCACCGGCTGGTTTCTCCTTTCTTGTATCTGCTGTATCCGATCCCCAAGGTCGTGTTGGTGCCGATCCTGATCCTCTTCTTTGGGGTCGGGGACCTGGCCAAGATTCTCCTTATCTATCTGATCCTCTTCTTTCAGATCCTGGTGCTGGTCCGGGATGCAGCAGCGGGCCTGCGGCCAGAGTTGCTTCTCTCCGTCCGCAGCCTGGGAGCGGGGCGGCGGGCTCTCTTCTGGTTCGTTTACCTGCCCGCCTCCCTGCCGGCCATCCTCACGGCGGTGCGCCAGAGCATCGGCACGGCAGTGGCTGTGCTGTATCTGAGCGAGCTCCTGGCCACTCGTTACGGGCTGGGCTACTACATTTACATCCAGGCCAGCACGTTTTTTGACTATCCGGCAATGTATGGCGGGATCGTCTTGATGAGCGGGATGGGGCTGGCTCTATATCTGGTTGTGGACGCGCTGGAGCGGCGCTGGTGTCGCTGGCAGTTCACCTCATAGCCGGATGCATGCTTTCTGGGTTCCTGATGGCCTCCGGAGACTGGGGCAATGATCGGGCTGGCACTTCTTCTGGGTTATCTTCCCATGGTAAGCTACGCTCTTTTCGTGTGGTGGCTGGATCGCTATGAGAAGGAGCCGCTCCGGCTGGCCTCTACGGCCTTTTTATGGGGACTGCTCCCGGCCATCCTGATCGCACTGCTGGCGGAAGTGGCCCTGGAGCCTCCCCTTGAGGAGGGGCTGTGGAGAGATCTGATCTCCAGCGGTCTGATCGCCCCCCTTGCCGAAGAGACCGCCAAAGGGCTCTTCCTGGCCTTGCTGTTCCTCCGGCGCCGGGATGAGATCGACAGCCTGTATGACGGATTCCTCTATGGCTCCCTGGTGGGCTTTGGTTTCGCGGCGACCGAGAACGTTTTCTATCTGATTGGAGCGGGAATCGAAGGGGGAACCGCAGCGATGCTGGCCCTGGCATCCCTGCGGGCGGGGATCTTCGGCCTGAACCACGCCTTCTTCACCGGCTTCACCGGCCTGGGGTTGGCGATGGCGAGGCTGTCGCCTCGAGGGTTTCGGCGCCTTTGGGCTCCCCTGGTCGGATGGGGCGCAGGGGTCGGCTTCCACGCATTCCATAACGGAGTGCTGACCCTCGTCAGCCATCTGGGGGATGAGGGAAGCGCCCTGGTGGGTTGCCTCACAGTTATAGCAGGGGACTGGATGGGGGCGCTGTTGGTGTTCGCCCTGGGGCTATGGGGACTGTATCGAGAACGTCTCTGGATCACATGGTATCTTGGGAAGGAGGTCGAACGCGGAACCCTGCCTCCAGCGGTCTATCAGGAGTGTCGCTCAGCGTGGCGGCGGGGGTTCCGGCGGTGGGGTGCTCTGTTGCGAGGAGACTGGCAGGAATGGAAGCGATTGGGAGATCTATATGGAGCGGCCATCGAGCTGGCCTTCCGTCAGCATCAGCGGCTTGCGCTGGGGGAACAACGCTGGGAGAAGGAAATCGCACGCCTTCGGGAGAGGATCCGAGCCCTGACCGCTCCTTCAAGGATGGGTGATTCATAAAAACAAAAGGACCGGTGTTCAACCGGTCCTTTTGTTTTTCACGCGCACTCACATGTAGAGAAGTGGAAGGGTGAACCGAACAGAGCGTGGGCTCGGGGGACGGGTTCTCCGCGTCACGTGTAAGCCCTCGGCCGTTAGTACCGCTCAGCTTCACCCGTTACCGGGCTTCCACCTGCGGCCTATCAAACCGGTCGTCTCCCGGCGGCCTTACCCGGTCAAAGCCGGTGGGGGGCCTCATCTTGGGGTGGGCTTCCCGCTTAGATGCTTTCAGCGGTTATCCCGTCCGGACGTTGGCTACCCGGCGATGCCGCTGGCGCGACAACCGGCACACCAGAGGTCCGTCCACCCCGGTCCTCTCGTACTAGGGGCAGCACCCCTCAAGCCCCCAACGCCCACAGCGGATAGAGACCGACCTGTCTCACGACGGTCTGAACCCAGCTCACGTACCGCTTTAACGGGCGAACAGCCCGACCCTTGGGACCTTGTCCAGCCCCAGGATGCGATGAGCCGACATCGAGGTGCCGAGCGAGGCCGTCGATGTGAACTCTTGGGCCTCACCAGCCTGTTATCCCCGGGGTAGCTTTTATCCGTTGATCCACGGCCCTTCCACACGGAACCGTGGGGTCACTAGGCCCGGCTTTCGCCCCTGCTCGGCTTGTCAGCCTCGCAGTCAAGCCCCCTTATGCCCTTGCACTCAACGGCGGGTTTCCATTCCGCCTGAGGGGACCTTTGGGCGCCTCCGTTACCTTTTAGGAGGCTGCCGCCCCAGCAAAACTGGCAACCAGGCACTGTCCGCCGCCCGGGTTCACGGGTCGGCGTTAGGGCCAAGATTTGACCAGGGTGGTATTTCACCGGCGGCTCCACCCGAGCTGGCGCCCGGGCTTCTCAGCCTCCCACCTATCCTACACAGGCCAAACCCTAACCCAATACCAGGCTCCAGTAAAGCTCCACGGGGTCTTTTTGTCCCGCTGCGGGCACTGCGCGTCTTCACGCAGTTCGCAGTTTCGCCGGGACCCTCCTCGGGACAGCGCCCCGGTCGTTACGCCTTTCGTGCGGGTCGGAACTTCGCCTTCTCCCAGTGTTTCCACTGGAGGCAGACTATCCCTTCACCTCACCCGAGCACCCTTAGGAGATCCTCCTTCCGATAACGACGCTTGCCGCCCGGATTCATCTCATACGCCAGATCGATGATGCGCCTCAGATACTCCCGATTGCGATGGCGATTCGCGTGAACCCAGCGGCAAATTTGGGCGAAACGTTCAAAATCTGCCCGCTTCGCTGTTTGCAGAGGATAGCGCTCAAAGTGGGGAAGCACGCGTTGCACGATGTCCGAGATCGATCGCACTTCCCATTTGTAGGTGCGGTCCCCGCGCGAGTAGCGGATGGCTCCGCAACCGAAGAAACGGCGCAGGGCTTTCAGCACCTCCAGCGAGCGCTCATTCAGGGCGACAGCGAAAGCGGGACGCACCTCGATCCCTGTAGACAGCGAGGGACGCAGATTGAAACTCACCATGAAACTTCCCTCGCCGTCTACCAGCCCGGTCACATACCAGGGATCCAGTTGCATCATCTCGCCCCACCTCATCCGGAAGGAGGCTCCATAGGCGCCCTTGGCTCGCCGCATCTGGGCGAGGGGTGAGGGCCGGCGTGTTGCGCGGGGTGGGGAACCGCGCCTCCCCTTTCGGGTCAGTCGTTACGGGGTCAAGCCCGGCGAGGACCGGGCCGACTTCCCTCGGGATCACCCCACGCCGTCCCGCACCACGGCAGGAGGGCTCCCCCGATATGAGCCGGCGTTTCATCTCCCCTCGCGGGGAGAAGGGGCAAGCGATCGGCTTACCCGACAAGGAATTTCGCTCACCTTAATCCGCGGCTTTCGCCACGGGGTGGACCATCTCTTCATCCGGCCAGGAGCTCTTGGCGGATCCGCTCCAGCGCAGGGCGGTCAGCGGCGTTCATGCGAGAGGCGATCTCGATGATCTCCAGCAGTCCCTCCCGGGTTCGATGTCGCCCTTGTTTTATCAGGAGGAGGATCCGCCGGAACCGGCGCATCTCGACGTTCTTACGGGTTTTCAGGGGATGCTGGAGGAAGAACTCACAGATGCGCTCCAGGCACTCCAGCTGTCGAACCCGGTAGGCGTAGCGGTCTTCATGGTTGGGGCGGACCACGCCACACCGGAAGAACCGTTTCAAAGCGTAAAGTACCTGGATATCCCGGCGGTGCCGGACGACCACGAACTCCGGCAGGACCTGATAACCAACCTTCAGCGAGGGATGGCGGGTGATGGAGACGTGGAAACAACCTTCGCCATCCACGAACCCCACTACCCAGTCTGGAGACAGATCCATGAATGGCCTCCCGGCCGGATACCCGGCGTATGGTCTCTGAGGATCCCCGCCGGAGTTGAGCCCGGGGGTTTCCTGCGGATTGCCCAATCCCTCACCATTTTGACGCCGGCCTTCTGCCGGAGACGTAGGGAGGGCTCTAAGGGCTTTCCCGCATACAGCCGGGTATTGCCCTGTCGGTTACCCGACAGGCAGGCAGCGCCTTTCCGGCGATACCTTAGGACCGTTATAGTTACGGCCGCCGTTCACCGGGGCTTCAGTTCAGGGCTACACCGGCCGAAGCCGGGTCACCCCTCCCCTTAACCTTCCGGCACTGGGCAGGCGTCGGCCCCTATACTTCCCCTTACGGGTTAGCAGAGACCTGTGGTTTAGGTAACCAGTCGCCAGGGCCTGTTCACTGCGGCCTCCTCGGGCTCGGCCCGAAGGCCTCACCCTACGCGAGGCACCCCTTCTCCCGAAGTTACGGGGCCAGTTTGCCGAGTTCCCTGAGGAGGGTTCTCCCGTCCGCCTTGGCGCGCTTACGCCAGCCTACCGGTGTCGGTTTGCGGTACGGGCACCCGGGCTTCAACGCTTAGAGGCTTTTCTCGGCAGTGTGGGCTCGACCACTTCCGCCGGGTTTCCCCGGCTCGCCATCATCCCTCAGGCTCCGGCGGCGGATTTGCCTACCGCCTTCATCGCCCTAAGGACTTGGCACCGGCACAGCCAGCGGCCGGCTGGCCTACCCTCCTGCGTCCCCCCTTCGCTCCACCCGGGTGGGGCCGGAATATTAACCGGCTGTCCATCGGCTACGCCTTTCGGCCTCGCCTTAGGTCCCGCCTAACCCGACGCGGATCGACCTTGCGTCGGAAACCTTAGGCCTTCGGCGGACGCGGTTCTCACGCGTCTTCCGCTACTCGTGCCGGCATTCTCACTTCCGCACGCTCCACGCGTCCTCACGGTCGCGCTTCCACGCGTGCGGAACGCTCCCCTACCGCTCCCGTGCCTCATCGACACGAGAACCCGCTGCTTCGGCGCCGGGCTTGAGCCCCGTTACATTTTCGGCGCAGGGCCGCTCGACCAGTGAGCTGTTACGCACTCTTTAAAGGATGGCTGCTTCTAAGCCAACCTCCTGGCTGTCATAGCAGCCCCACATCCTTTCCCACTGAGCCCGGACTTGGGGGCCTTAGCAGGCGGTCTGGGTTGTTCCCCTCTCGACCATGGAGGTTATCCCCCACGGTCCGACTCCCACGCTGCACGTGGCGGCATTCGGAGTTTGACAGGGTTCGGTAGCATAACGCCCCTAGCCCTACCAGTGCTCTACCTCCGCCACGGACCGCGTGAGGCTAGCCCTAAAGCTATTTCGGGGAGAACGAGCTATCTCCGGGTTCGATTGGCATATCACCCCTACCCACAGCTCATCCCACACCTTTGCACTGGTGATGGGTTCGGGCCTCCACGGGGGATTAGCCCCGCTTCACCCTGGCCATGGGTAGCTCACCCGGTTTCGCGTCTACTCCCGGCGACGAGACGCCCTGTTCGGACTCGCTTTCGCTCCGGCTCCGGGTGTGACCCCCTTAGCCTTCGCCACCGAGAGTAACTCGCCGGCTCATTCTCCAAAAGGCACGCCCTCAGGCATTGCCCCCAAAGGGGGCCATAGCCCTCGGACCGCTTGTAGGCATGCGGTTTCAGGTTCTATTTCACTCCCCTCACCGGGGTTCTTTTCACCTTTCCCTCACGGTACTGGTGCGCTATCGGTCGCCAGGGGTATTTAGCCTTGGAGGGTGGTCCCCCCTGCTTCCCACGACCTTCCACGTGGGCCGTGGTACTCGGGATCCCATCCCCGGGAGGCCTTCGACCTTTCGCCTACGGGGCTATCACCCTCTATGGCGGGCCTTTCCAGACCACTTCGGCTAGGCCAAGGCTTGGTAACTCCCTGAGGCGTCCGAGGCCGCCCCCGGATGGGTCCCACAACCCCCACAGGGCAACGCCCTCGGGCTTTGACACCCTGTGGGTTTGGGCTCTTCCCCGTTCGCTCGCCACTACTAGGGGAATCTCGGTTGATTTCTTTTCCTGGGGGTACTAAGATGTTTCAGTTCCCCCCGTGCCCCTCCGTGGCCTATGGATTCAGCCACGGATGCCTGGGGTTCACCCCAGGCGGGTTTCCCCATTCGGGCACCCCCGGGTCATCGCGCCCGCACACGGCTCCCCGAGGCTTTTCGCAGTGTGCCGCGCCCTTCATCGGCCCCTGGCGCCAAGGCATCCACCGCATGCCCTTACTCGCTTACACGTGACGCGGAGAACCCGTTTCCCGAGCTGCCCGCGTTGCTTTCCTCCATTCCACGCTCTGTTCGGTTGTTAAGGTGCACATCGGACTCCTCGCCCGACTCACCCTGACGAGCCCCTTCCCGGCCCGCCAGCGGATGGCCGCTGGCTCCCGCCTCCGAACCAAACCCCGCCCGGCCTCGGGAGCCAGCCTCCATCCGGCAGCGTTGGATTATAACGAGGAGTCCCTCTCCTGTCAAGGTGCTCAGGTGGAGATGACGGGATTCGAACCCGTGACCTCCTCCGTGCAAAGGAGGCGCTCTCCCATCTGAGCTACATCCCCACCTCAGGTGGGCCTGCCTGGACTCGAACCAGGGACCCCTCCCTTATCAGGGGAGTGCTCTGACCGCCTGAGCTACAGGCCCACACGGCATACTGCGCTTATGATTTTATACGCCGATCGCGTCCCCTGTCAAGATGCCGCC
This genomic window contains:
- a CDS encoding PrsW family intramembrane metalloprotease, whose translation is MIGLALLLGYLPMVSYALFVWWLDRYEKEPLRLASTAFLWGLLPAILIALLAEVALEPPLEEGLWRDLISSGLIAPLAEETAKGLFLALLFLRRRDEIDSLYDGFLYGSLVGFGFAATENVFYLIGAGIEGGTAAMLALASLRAGIFGLNHAFFTGFTGLGLAMARLSPRGFRRLWAPLVGWGAGVGFHAFHNGVLTLVSHLGDEGSALVGCLTVIAGDWMGALLVFALGLWGLYRERLWITWYLGKEVERGTLPPAVYQECRSAWRRGFRRWGALLRGDWQEWKRLGDLYGAAIELAFRQHQRLALGEQRWEKEIARLRERIRALTAPSRMGDS
- a CDS encoding ABC transporter permease; translation: MPRRGEVLVAMGVLLVLWHILAALVQRPILPAPFTVGIALVRGFQGELGWHFLASAGRVIISILLSIATAAPLGLLLGLSPGLHRLVSPFLYLLYPIPKVVLVPILILFFGVGDLAKILLIYLILFFQILVLVRDAAAGLRPELLLSVRSLGAGRRALFWFVYLPASLPAILTAVRQSIGTAVAVLYLSELLATRYGLGYYIYIQASTFFDYPAMYGGIVLMSGMGLALYLVVDALERRWCRWQFTS